The Sediminispirochaeta smaragdinae DSM 11293 genome has a segment encoding these proteins:
- a CDS encoding DUF2188 domain-containing protein, whose product MSNTNDRMVYRRANGDWVNKKNGSSRASSVHDTQAGAIDAARANLIHQGGGELTTKGRNGRIRSKDTIGGGNDPCPPRDKEH is encoded by the coding sequence ATGTCTAACACAAATGATCGAATGGTTTATCGCAGAGCCAACGGCGACTGGGTAAACAAGAAGAACGGCAGTAGCCGTGCAAGCAGTGTCCACGACACACAGGCAGGGGCAATCGATGCCGCCAGAGCAAATTTGATTCATCAGGGCGGCGGGGAACTCACGACAAAGGGCCGTAACGGCCGCATTCGAAGCAAAGATACCATTGGCGGAGGCAATGATCCATGCCCACCAAGGGACAAGGAGCATTAG
- a CDS encoding YjzC family protein → MSSKRYKTGEKAPARAWYTWDGYIDGTTTPKPTAEEMRIPLETGETFPPIHSCNKGAYWVLNSYR, encoded by the coding sequence ATGAGCAGCAAAAGATACAAGACCGGCGAAAAAGCTCCAGCAAGGGCCTGGTATACCTGGGACGGCTATATTGACGGAACAACTACTCCAAAACCAACCGCTGAAGAGATGAGAATACCCCTTGAAACAGGCGAAACATTCCCTCCGATTCATTCATGTAACAAAGGCGCCTACTGGGTTCTGAATTCTTACAGATAA
- a CDS encoding YARHG domain-containing protein: MGLCTAALFAKTTVQIHEYANGLITAESNGYMLFTDNASIIDEINTGNCNSEDYDIRLSRGDKTCGYLQFTYAPDFDVKDMASCDAVFVGVLVPPALINVEKIESNSNDPLLLFVVNHYKKLLDDCDDYDIDSDFIYNKVLPYIPRNDIHILRNCIFAYYGYQFKSLELEQLFANCQWYHPTDASNDEILNSMSGKHTIILNTIIRYEERTDAVFATLHRINPQNWPDNETLKLIDLGTIRNYNIYITKHILEDNEINERLIIFDGKAYKGNYNGIWVNTDIRVETDGEDANTITFFTLEDSDDIDVSNGIPKRALVNGQIIEFTYE, translated from the coding sequence TTCATGAATATGCAAATGGTCTAATTACAGCAGAAAGTAACGGCTATATGTTGTTCACAGACAATGCTTCAATAATAGATGAAATCAATACTGGAAATTGCAATAGTGAAGATTACGATATCAGGCTTTCCCGTGGTGATAAAACATGCGGATACCTCCAATTTACATATGCACCTGACTTTGATGTAAAAGACATGGCATCCTGTGACGCGGTATTTGTTGGGGTACTCGTACCACCGGCACTTATCAACGTTGAAAAAATAGAAAGTAACAGCAATGATCCCCTTTTATTATTTGTGGTAAATCATTACAAAAAATTATTGGATGACTGTGACGATTATGATATCGATAGTGATTTCATTTATAACAAAGTATTGCCATATATACCGAGAAACGATATTCATATATTACGAAATTGTATTTTTGCATATTATGGCTATCAATTTAAGTCGTTGGAGTTAGAACAATTATTTGCTAACTGCCAATGGTACCACCCGACTGATGCAAGTAATGATGAAATACTCAATAGTATGTCAGGAAAGCATACGATCATACTTAATACAATAATTCGTTATGAAGAACGAACGGATGCCGTTTTTGCAACTTTGCATAGAATTAATCCACAGAATTGGCCTGATAACGAAACATTAAAACTCATAGATCTTGGTACAATAAGAAATTATAACATCTACATAACGAAGCATATATTAGAGGATAATGAAATTAATGAACGCTTGATTATATTTGATGGCAAGGCATATAAGGGGAATTATAATGGGATATGGGTTAATACAGATATTCGAGTTGAAACGGATGGAGAAGATGCCAATACCATAACTTTTTTTACACTTGAAGATTCAGACGATATTGATGTATCAAACGGCATTCCCAAAAGAGCATTAGTAAATGGACAGATAATAGAGTTTACGTACGAATAG